Proteins encoded by one window of Nicotiana tabacum cultivar K326 chromosome 10, ASM71507v2, whole genome shotgun sequence:
- the LOC107765839 gene encoding fatty acyl-CoA reductase 2, chloroplastic-like, translated as MLRFKNIFPLYTRELPTKLFSENHDSTIFKYNISSLENHKKARKRFCCMKSENLGNPQKCLLKAVTDVEAITMEENIEVLNTPKSSDGIGIVDFFGGKNVLVTGATGFLAKALVEKMLRTTPKINKIYLLIRAKDKGVAFDRLTSEIIESKLFKGLEEIHGEYYKPFMLSKLVPVVGNIHEPNLGMDIITAHQIAEEIDLIVDSAANTTFDERYDIALEANVNGPCQLMMFAKKCKKLKLLMHYSTAYANGEREGLILEMPFTMGESITKEKITSFSPFTKFSSLHAMSEMDLVSKLKNAITTNNGLEQIMKDLGIERAKLYGWQDTYSFTKAIGEMMIDSMREEIPILILRPSMIASSFKEPFPGWIQGFRVIDPSVFLYGKGDLPAFLGDPDCLVDVVPVDLVVNATMAAIAKHGYLQSPEVNVYHVASTFVNPFSLYQLFNYCYEYFTSFPLVNSKGDKVEVKEMKYFDKISDFSNYIWEELSRQHNVQDLTEKELLKTQMRFKRKVEYLKHFCKLYEPYAFYKGWFHVGNMRNLMEEMSEEERISFEIDASKINWRDYLTEIHIPGVKEHVLKGGRLPS; from the exons ATGCTtcgtttcaaaaatattttcccccTTTATACAAGGGAATTACCAActaaattattttctgaaaatcatGATTCTACTATTTTTAAATATAACATTTCATCTTTGGAAAACCAtaaaaaagcaagaaaaagaTTTTGTTGCATGAAATCTGAAAACTTAGGAAATCCACAAAAATGTTTATTAAAAGCAGTCACTGATGTTGAAGCCATAACAATGGAGGAAAATATTGAAGTTTTAAATACTCCTAAATCCAGTGATGGAATTGGAATTGTGGATTTTTTTGGAGGGAAGAATGTTCTTGTCACTGGTGCTACAGGGTTTCTCGCAaaag CTTTGGTCGAAAAGATGCTAAGAACAACACCAAAGATAAACAAAATCTATCTCCTCATTAGGGCAAAAGATAAGGGAGTTGCATTTGACAGACTAACAAGTGAA ATTATAGAGTCAAAATTATTCAAAGGCCTAGAAGAAATACATGGTGAATATTACAAGCCATTTATGCTAAGTAAATTGGTTCCTGTGGTTGGAAATATACATGAGCCAAACCTTGGTATGGATATTATTACTGCTCAccaaattgctgaagaaattgATTTGATCGTAGACTCTGCAGCAAACACTACATTTGACGAGag GTATGACATAGCTCTTGAAGCTAATGTAAATGGTCCATGTCAACTCATGATGTTTGCCAAGAAATGCAAGAAATTAAAACTTCTTATGCATTATTCCACAG CATATGCCAATGGAGAAAGAGAAGGCTTAATTTTGGAGATGCCATTTACCATGGGAGAAAGCATAACAAAGGAAAAAATCACTTCATTTTCTCCTTTTACTAAATTTTCATCCCTACATGCTATGAGTGAAATGGACTTAGTTTCAAAGTTGAAGAATGCTATTACTACAAACAATGGTTTGGAGCAAATAATGAAGGATTTAGGCATTGAGAG GGCGAAGTTATATGGATGGCAAGATACATATTCATTCACGAAGGCCATTGGCGAAATGATGATTGATAGCATGAGAGAGGAAATACCAATACTCATTCTTCGTCCCTCTATGATAGCAAGTAGTTTTAAAGAACCTTTTCCGGGATGGATACAAGGATTCAG GGTAATTGACCCTTCAGTTTTTTTATATGGAAAAGGGGACCTCCCAGCCTTTCTTGGTGATCCAGATTGTCTTGTTGATGTT GTTCCTGTTGATCTGGTTGTAAATGCTACAATGGCTGCAATTGCTAAGCATGGATATTTACAAAGTCCAGAAGTCAATGTCTATCATGTGGCATCAACATTTGTGAATCCTTTCTCATTATATCAACTTTTCAACTATTGCTATGAATATTTCACTTCATTTCCTTTAGTTAACTCAAAAGGAGATAAAGTGGAAGTCAAGGAGATGAAATATTTTGACAAAATATCAGACTTTTCAAATTATATTTGGGAGGAATTATCAAGGCAACATAATGTACAAGATTTAACTGAAAAAGAGCTATTGAAGACTCAAATGCGGTTTAAAAGAAAAGTGGAATATTTGAAGCACTTTTGCAAACTCTATGAGCCATATGCATTCTACAAAGGAtg GTTTCACGTTGGCAACATGAGAAATTTAATGGAAGAAATGTCTGAAGAAGAGAGAATAAGCTTTGAGATTGATGCATCAAAGATAAATTGGAGAGATTACTTAACAGAAATTCACATTCCTGGTGTGAAAGAACATGTATTGAAAGGAGGAAGACTACCTTCCTAA